A single region of the Pseudomonas granadensis genome encodes:
- a CDS encoding LPS-assembly lipoprotein LptE has protein sequence MIKRNLLVMGLAVLLSACGFQLRGTGTNELSIKELDLSARNSYGETVTQLRQLLESSGVKVYSGAPYKLFLADEQESQRILSYAGAGRTGEYQVSTILSYEIRGDKNLQLLSDKLEVQKVFIHDGNNLVGSDQEANDARRETRRELVQRMMLRLQQLTPGQLQQLQQAANDRAKAEADALEAAQKAEAETPRQSPLEIPQQ, from the coding sequence ATGATCAAACGCAATCTGCTGGTGATGGGCCTCGCCGTTCTGTTGAGCGCCTGTGGCTTCCAGCTGCGCGGTACCGGCACCAACGAACTGTCGATCAAGGAACTCGATCTGAGCGCCCGCAACAGCTACGGCGAAACCGTGACGCAACTGCGTCAGTTGCTCGAGTCGAGCGGCGTCAAGGTTTACAGCGGTGCGCCGTACAAGCTGTTCCTGGCTGACGAGCAGGAGAGCCAGCGCATTCTCAGCTATGCCGGCGCAGGCCGGACCGGTGAATATCAGGTCAGCACGATCCTGAGCTACGAAATCCGTGGCGATAAGAACCTGCAATTGCTGAGCGACAAGCTGGAAGTACAAAAGGTGTTCATTCACGACGGCAACAACCTCGTCGGTTCCGATCAGGAAGCCAACGACGCCCGTCGCGAAACCCGCCGCGAGCTGGTGCAACGCATGATGCTGCGCCTGCAGCAATTGACGCCGGGCCAGTTGCAGCAACTGCAGCAAGCCGCCAACGACCGCGCCAAGGCCGAAGCCGATGCGCTGGAAGCGGCACAAAAGGCTGAAGCGGAAACCCCGCGTCAGTCGCCGCTCGAAATACCGCAGCAGTAA
- the holA gene encoding DNA polymerase III subunit delta, translating into MKLAPAQLGKHLQGALAPVYIISGDDPLLCQEAADAIRSAARQQGFDERQVFAADANFDWGTLLLAGASMSLFAEKRLLELRLPSGKPGDKGAAALIEYCSRPAEDTVLLISLPKLDGSAQKTKWGKALVEGQQTQFIQIWPVDANQLPSWIRQRLSQAGLSASQDAVELIAARVEGNLLAAAQEIEKLKLMAEGGQITVETVQAAVADSARFDVFGLTDAVLNGEPAHALRMLEGLRGEGVEPPVILWALARELRLLANIALQYSQGTPLDKCFSQSKPPVWDKRKPLVSKALQRYSAQRWAQLLLEAQRIDAQIKGQAAGSPWMSLSRLALLMAGQRLSLPAE; encoded by the coding sequence ATGAAGCTCGCTCCCGCTCAACTCGGCAAACACCTGCAAGGCGCACTCGCGCCTGTCTATATCATCAGCGGCGATGACCCGCTGCTGTGCCAGGAAGCCGCCGACGCCATTCGCAGTGCTGCGCGCCAGCAAGGTTTCGACGAACGCCAGGTGTTCGCCGCCGACGCCAATTTCGATTGGGGCACGTTGCTGCTGGCCGGCGCGAGCATGTCGCTGTTTGCCGAAAAGCGCCTGCTGGAACTGCGCCTGCCTTCAGGCAAGCCCGGTGACAAGGGCGCTGCTGCGCTCATCGAATATTGCTCACGCCCGGCTGAAGACACCGTGCTGCTGATCAGCCTGCCCAAGCTTGACGGCAGTGCGCAGAAGACCAAATGGGGCAAGGCCCTGGTTGAAGGCCAGCAGACCCAATTCATCCAGATCTGGCCGGTGGACGCCAATCAGTTGCCGAGCTGGATTCGCCAGCGTCTGTCCCAGGCCGGCTTGTCGGCCAGTCAGGACGCTGTCGAACTGATCGCCGCGCGCGTCGAGGGCAACCTGCTCGCCGCCGCGCAGGAAATCGAAAAGCTCAAGCTGATGGCCGAGGGCGGTCAGATCACCGTCGAAACCGTGCAGGCCGCCGTGGCGGACAGTGCCCGCTTCGACGTATTCGGCCTGACCGACGCCGTGCTCAACGGTGAGCCGGCCCACGCGCTGCGCATGCTTGAAGGCTTGCGTGGCGAAGGGGTCGAACCACCGGTGATTCTATGGGCCCTGGCCCGTGAGCTGCGGCTGCTGGCCAACATTGCCTTGCAATACAGCCAGGGCACGCCGCTGGACAAATGCTTCAGCCAGTCAAAACCGCCGGTCTGGGACAAGCGCAAGCCGTTGGTCAGCAAAGCCCTGCAACGCTACTCGGCGCAACGCTGGGCGCAACTGTTGCTCGAAGCCCAGCGCATCGATGCGCAGATCAAAGGCCAGGCCGCGGGTTCGCCGTGGATGAGCCTGAGTCGTCTGGCGCTGTTGATGGCAGGACAGCGGCTGTCACTCCCCGCCGAGTAA
- the arfA gene encoding alternative ribosome rescue factor ArfA codes for MSKKPAKHGPNKAKSIVAQPLFRSRQERPSKGKGSYRREAFQSDSWEASYFLAA; via the coding sequence ATGAGCAAAAAGCCAGCAAAGCATGGCCCCAACAAGGCCAAATCCATCGTCGCCCAGCCCTTGTTCCGCAGTCGTCAGGAACGACCTTCCAAGGGCAAAGGCAGCTACCGCCGCGAAGCCTTCCAGTCTGACAGCTGGGAGGCTTCTTACTTTCTGGCTGCCTGA
- a CDS encoding lytic murein transglycosylase, translating into MPFSLSNRWPVRQLIAASSFILLVACAEKPTAADAQPLQAAPVATAPAIIPPVVPSADPLDLQPTQTFAEWQAGFRKDALAAGIRPELFDRAFADVSFDASVIRADRSQPEFSRPVWEYLDGALSPLRVRKGQTLVNQYADTLRDIEQRYGVDRQALVSVWGMESNFGQFQGSKSVINSLATLAYEGRRPGFAHAQLIAALQILQQGDITPEKMLGSWAGAMGQTQFIPTTYNTHAVDFDGDGRRDIWGSPADALASTAHYLQSSGWQRGQPWGFEVQLPSTFDYTLADGAIRKSVAEWRQLGVNLPNGAQVPVGSEQLSAALLLPAGYRGPAFLILDNFRAILKYNNSSSYALAVSLLSERFNGGGLINGTWPKDDLPLSRTERMELQTLLSARNFDAGTADGIIGANTRKAIRSAQQSLGWPADGYPTHKLLESLRAQ; encoded by the coding sequence ATGCCCTTCAGTCTTTCCAATCGTTGGCCTGTTCGCCAATTGATCGCTGCCTCCAGCTTCATTCTGCTTGTCGCCTGTGCGGAAAAACCCACCGCCGCTGATGCGCAACCCCTGCAAGCCGCTCCTGTCGCCACGGCCCCAGCGATCATCCCGCCGGTAGTGCCGTCCGCCGACCCTCTCGATCTGCAACCCACCCAGACCTTTGCCGAATGGCAGGCGGGTTTCCGCAAGGATGCCCTGGCCGCCGGGATTCGCCCTGAGCTGTTCGATCGTGCGTTTGCCGATGTGAGCTTCGACGCCAGCGTGATTCGCGCCGACCGCAGTCAGCCGGAATTTTCCCGCCCGGTGTGGGAATACCTCGACGGCGCGCTGTCGCCGCTGCGCGTGCGCAAAGGCCAGACGCTGGTCAATCAATACGCCGACACCCTGCGCGACATCGAACAACGCTATGGCGTTGATCGCCAGGCGCTGGTGTCGGTGTGGGGCATGGAAAGCAACTTCGGCCAGTTCCAGGGCAGCAAGTCGGTGATCAACTCGCTGGCTACCCTCGCCTACGAAGGACGCCGTCCGGGCTTTGCCCACGCGCAACTGATTGCCGCGCTACAGATCCTGCAACAGGGCGATATCACTCCGGAGAAAATGCTGGGCTCCTGGGCCGGCGCCATGGGCCAGACCCAATTCATTCCGACCACCTACAACACCCACGCCGTGGATTTTGACGGCGATGGCCGTCGCGACATCTGGGGCAGCCCCGCCGATGCGCTGGCCTCGACTGCGCATTATTTGCAGAGTTCGGGCTGGCAGCGTGGCCAACCGTGGGGCTTCGAAGTTCAATTGCCGAGCACCTTCGATTACACCCTGGCTGACGGTGCGATTCGCAAAAGCGTCGCCGAATGGCGTCAGTTGGGCGTGAACCTGCCGAACGGTGCGCAAGTGCCGGTCGGCTCTGAGCAACTGTCCGCTGCCTTGCTGCTGCCGGCCGGTTATCGCGGGCCGGCGTTCCTGATCCTCGACAACTTCCGGGCGATCCTCAAGTACAACAACTCGTCGTCGTATGCGTTGGCGGTGAGCCTGCTGTCGGAGCGTTTCAATGGCGGCGGCTTGATCAACGGAACCTGGCCGAAAGACGACCTGCCCCTGAGCCGCACCGAGCGGATGGAATTGCAGACCTTGTTGAGCGCGCGCAACTTTGACGCTGGCACGGCGGACGGGATCATCGGCGCCAACACACGCAAGGCGATTCGCAGCGCGCAGCAGTCACTGGGCTGGCCGGCGGATGGTTATCCGACGCACAAATTGCTGGAAAGCCTGCGCGCCCAGTAG